In Tiliqua scincoides isolate rTilSci1 chromosome 1, rTilSci1.hap2, whole genome shotgun sequence, the following are encoded in one genomic region:
- the ZNF318 gene encoding zinc finger protein 318 — protein sequence MYRTAGARSALSSSSRSKESGSSASRSSRSGASKSGSTRGRSPRRSRSPSPRGRRYRSPSSSRSSRRSPSPRRSSRRHSPGRHSQSSGRRSRSRSPDRHSRSRSPDRRSCSTDRRSRSPGRRSPSHHSESSVEQSLQITVGNDRYGVDTPERRRLSDRLGSPVDSLSDVDRDDLADGPIFSRGLSRPRSVERYPSHEKSPSPYNMRRDEGYRSRDVFLHQSDYSMNYDRLQDLPRESDRDGELHRKSLYSSEDRGRDAKRPRYDRDDRLLDVNIDSQGFLPGTRNYRKRSLSRSPSPTYLDEDFRELESARRKREEEELSRRLSRELPGSDYLIPGLTNPIQSSEPRYLYRPDEAPAMPKKSILKKRLDEPSVQPEAFSSSSASVKEPPLLSNHPPLPQRTCIAPFSSEVENFLKRFNKNAVAESANKESQGNACDWRKYSGLQQNTFSFDQNFGSFLKQKEYHEVTSEPVDRQSDFLLPHERASQDGSGFSRILGMMADSTSIQEKRRRSFPDIEDEEKFLYGDDEDDATIRSPPTQNITGSGGKEPVSQKVSSLSSSSTTVKPDAPEESRPEYEKIHDLLKTIGLDIGVAEIGKLAARTQERLHGKKPSCSPDRHLVASHKPESQKMRRSRSDTRSPESMPKRSLSPSGSYSSSKAISSVSKSEYIKSKPVGRDNPVRTPERSVPPVSLIPSAPPALPNLPPTPTSVSQYSVSRFSPFTATQLPPNYPTPTIAPPGYDAYGHYMAYAASGWPMYAPPQQGEPAVSDVHGLVTLTVPPNPTRPNLRVIETVSTGKGTSEIKRDDSALVHIPTTATYSRLLPQFSQPSIKGAMERVSDERNRASQKQKVIEEREKLKAEQEARQKKLHYLRTELERLSKQQGEMLRKKRREKDGHKDPLLVEVNRLQENIVKEIAQLQINAEAAEKKQSELDKVAQILGINIFEKSRKQSTENKDSSEKNKSENAKSQEKTSSSIKESKTSSDKPTNKSPKPTESSSQPSKHFQLANIYDYYDTGNHWCKDCNTICGTLFDFFTHMHNKKHRQTLDPYNRPWASKTQTETRQEVTKRIDKIPLPAKGSEFLIPVTGYYCQLCHEFFGDQISAEQHVKSHPHNEKYKKHVDDSPLYEERRNLDRQAGLSVIQETERRLKRKQCEKQKEDRDEKTAKVSKKEEPKGSKELREEDEISSMNEDSTSQKFGIKLKLKKDHKETEKEGRKEESQTESRQSSFGKFSWKKTEKDERNQSKDESAEEGKDKESKSQSGKSNSKPIAIKLSGKTVIPHTSPWTPVVSTSSQAKIRPNLPGPVMVLRKNATTTVSKPAPLNTFLSIKSSGATTKPLPVVKEGNPELVLPPDIISKAFGGEVVVLKGSQEDSKVPEQAEEPDQETVARAIEHAKALEQAKTSVSRTQSQAVIAAKAQEQAKIAAKAQEQAKIAAKAQEQAKIAAKAQEQAKIAAKAQEQAMIVAKAQEQAMIVAKAQAKARELATLAKEQEITRKVRMSERILERSHHHPLLPLPPGLRPPHLPLPTPVLFPSPPVLLPPNPPSIPAEDDLAPGVSEDDKNILAMPMCPRPLPPPTIFRDQAKKLEKKNSSLAAGNAKDLYDIFYNSGRNPAENKPANSLDKEKLRPTERETNIGTLGGSKLNSSSSSQEDLENVDSSSDVSKIPLGDGTPETEVVKVEKILAACEESTEMASSVEGGSDAISMSSTHSTLKYGEASKTHDLPGNASVSFQNVVKGTSPLVEFSSNPSELEPAVLTLQLPESTALPLDEVSKKPSEFQAADFKSSDDKEFTMQLSEDNVTSLEDLTKKSSELDAVRVAMQLPESSALPLDEVSKKPSELEAAVELATQLSENSAPPLDEVNKEPSELQATESESSDDKEFTIQLSEDDVTSLEDCTKKSSEPETVDLAVQLPESSAPLLGEIWKEAPEFETAELKPSDDKVFTIQLSEDNVTSLEDLTKKPSELEATVELATQSPENSAPSVDEVSKKPLDLKTAELAFQMPESIAPPLDEVSRKLSELEAVVLPMQLPEGSVPLVGEICRKTADFRSYDDKEFAIQLSKDNVISLEDLTKKSSELEAAVDLAVQLPESGTGPLGEICKKSLELEAVFKSPDDEMLEMELSGRETDFSKESVAVSDIDMTCEDISQPQDQQEVEVHDGAKLKKIKSDLETEAYVISLEERHVEREHLELAGHQFAVSQGPPGSPLFEMQIDTHKGKGPTLTEEKQNDNSSELSVSTWVSEMCVQSHLTWDPTDSSKVNEENPQVTMIDSKKSQLNLKLGGVDGLESAISDKNPPEVQNIEPELKPLNKAQFDSFHTNNEDKELLGNSQPKDGEDFNVTDLGEMQDECLANITAISSVVEKHEEICQQPSNCEAKNFPVQGTEDLGSISSANDVEPCSSVELMFIKNDTQGLSESDMDIVERGPTDKENTNFSTVQPEIVQEPEDSLPTEFSVGHLEEETLAFTGMNTGVLNTSTAGDFDLNTTYSGLNFDQSATLTLNLNVENERDSPKNVEIKASGPSILKPGLELETIDFSLGDIEREHLDILPSEILNEDTVDSPKLETIAPISLESSKTSELAIDQPGGEPEIDFVVLTAGDQEGKLCSLVSDVVARASDSGTTETGMPCLKMQDVPPVSEALLQADCSKGGAPDILLLSCGGKDVQNQAAECLESFLPDLKATSIEVRGSGDNELCTVKKTVQTSAIELTKTEEMES from the exons GGATGACTTGGCTGATGGCCCAATATTTAGCAGAGGCCTTTCACGACCTCGAAGCGTTGAGCGATATCCTTCTCATGAGAAAAGTCCTAGTCCTTACAATATGAGACGTGATGAAGGCTATCGCAGCAGGGATGTCTTCCTCCATCAGTCAGACTACAGCATGAACTATGACCGTCTACAGGATCTGCCAAGAGAATCTGATAGGGATGGTGAACTGCATAGGAAGTCCTTATATTCATCAGAGGATAGAGGACGAGATGCAAAACGACCTCGATATGACAGAGATGACAGACTACTTGATGTGAATATAGATTCTCAGGGTTTCTTGCCCGGAACACGAAATTACCGCAAACGAAGTCTTAGTAGGAGCCCAAGCCCGACCTACCTAGATGAAGATTTTCGTGAGCTTGAAAGTGCTAGGAGaaaaagagaagaggaggagTTGAGCAGACGTTTGAGTCGAGAACTTCCTGGCAGTGACTACCTGATTCCTGGCTTGACTAATCCAATACAGTCTTCTGAACCCCGGTATCTTTATAGACCTGATGAAGCACCAGCAATGCCAAAAAAATCTATCTTGAAAAAACGATTGGATGAACCTTCTGTGCAG cctgaagccttttctagCAGTTCTGCCTCGGTCAAAGAACCCCCTCTTCTTTCAAATCATCCTCCTTTGCCCCAGCGTACTTGCATTGCTCCTTTTTCATCTGAGGTGGAGAATTTCCTCAAACGATTTAACAAAAATGCAGTTGCAGAGTCTGCGAACAAGGAGTCTCAAGGGAATGCTTGTGATTGGAGAAAATATTCTGGCCTACAGCAAAACACTTTCTCTTTTGACCAGAATTTTGGaagttttttaaaacagaaagagTATCATGAGGTTACATCAGAACCTGTAGATCGACAGAGTGACTTCTTGCTTCCTCATGAAAGGGCCAGCCAGGATGGAAGTGGCTTTTCACGTATTCTTGGCATGATGGCAGATTCTACCAGTATTCAGGAAAAGAGAAGACGTAGCTTTCCTGACATTGAGGATGAAGAGAAATTCCTCTATGGTGATGATGAGGATGACGCTACTATCCGCTCTCCCCCTACTCAAAATATAACGGGTAGTGGTGGGAAAGAACCTGTAAGCCAGAAAGTAAGCTCCTTATCTTCTTCTAGCACCACTGTAAAACCAGATGCTCCAGAAGAATCTAGACCAGAGTATGAGAAGATCCATGACTTGCTCAAAACTATTGGTCTTGATATTGGTGTAGCTGAAATTGGTAAGCTTGCTGCTCGCACGCAGGAACGACTCCATGGGAAAAAGCCATCTTGTTCTCCTGATCGTCATTTGGTGGCTTCTCATAAGCCAGAATCACAGAAGATGCGTCGTAGTCGAAGTGATACTCGTTCTCCAGAGTCAATGCCAAAGCGCTCTCTGTCACCCTCTGGTTCTTATTCATCTTCTAAAGCTATATCCTCTGTTTCAAAATCTGAGTATATTAAAAGCAAACCTGTAGGGCGAGACAATCCTGTTCGCACACCAGAACGATCTGTTCCCCCAGTATCTCTAATCCCATCAGCACCACCCGCTCTTCCTAATTTGCCTCCTACTCCCACCTCGGTTTCCCAGTATTCAGTTTCACGCTTTTCACCATTCACTGCAACTCAGCTACCCCCAAACTATCCCACTCCCACAATAGCCCCTCCTGGCTATGATGCATATGGACACTATATGGCTTATGCAGCTTCTGGCTGGCCCATGTATGCTCCGCCTCAGCAGGGTGAGCCTGCAGTCTCTGATGTACATGGGCTTGTCACGCTGACAGTGCCACCAAATCCTACACGACCCAATCTCAGAGTTATTGAGACAGTTTCTACAGGGAAGGGGACTTCTGAAATCAAGAGAGATGACTCTGCACTTGTACACATTCCTACCACTGCTACTTACTCCAGATTGCTCCCTCAGTTCTCTCAGCCTTCGATTAAAGGTGCCATGGAAAGAGTATCTGATGAAAGAAATCGAGCTTCCCAGAAGCAAAAG GTAATAGAGGAAAGGGAGAAATTGAAGGCTGAACAAGAAGCACGACAGAAGAAACTGCATTATTTAAGAACTGAGTTAGAGAGACTTTCCAAACAACAAG GAGAGATGCTACGGAAGAAACGAAGGGAGAAGGATGGACACAAAGACCCCTTGCTAGTGGAAGTGAATCGGCTACAAGAGAACATTGTGAAGGAAATTGCTCAGCTGCAGATAAATGCTGAAGCAGCAGAGAAGAAACAATCTGAGCTTGACAAGGTAGCTCAGATCCTGGGGATTAACATTTTTGAGAAATCTCGGAAACAATCTACAGAAAATAAAGATTCCTCAGAAAAAAACAAGTCAGAAAATGCAAAAAGTCAGGAGAAAACTTCCAGCTCAATCAAG GAGTCAAAAACATCGAGTGACAAGCCCACGAATAAGAGCCCCAAGCCTACAGAATCATCTTCACAGCCATCCAAACATTTCCAGTTGGCCAATATTTATGACTATTATGACACAGGGAACCATTGGTGCAAGGATTGCAATACCATCTGTGGGACCTTGTTTGATTTCTTCACACACATGCATAATAAGAAGCACAGGCAG ACTCTGGATCCATACAACAGACCTTGGGCTTCAAAGACTCAAACAGAAACAAGGCAGGAAGTAACAAAACGCATTGACAAAATACCTCTTCCTGCTAAAG GTTCTGAATTTCTAATCCCGGTCACTGGATATTACTGCCAACTCTGCCATGAATTTTTCGGAGACCAGATATCAGCAGAACAACATGTGAAAAGTCATCCACATAATGAGAAATATAAG AAACATGTGGATGATAGTCCACTCTATGAAGAGAGGAGGAATCTGGACCGTCAAGCAGGATTGTCTGTCATTCAAGAAACAGAACGCAGGCTGAAACGAAAACAGTGTGAAAAACAAAAAGAGGATAGAGATGAAAAAACTGCAAAAGTTTCAAAGAAAGAGGAGCCAAAGGGTAGCAAAGAACTAAGAGAAGAGGATGAGATTAGTAGCATGAATGAGGATTCTACTAGCCAGAAATTTGGGATTAAGCTTAAATTGAAAAAGGATCATAAAGAGACTgagaaggaagggagaaaagaggaatCTCAAACAGAGTCAAGACAATCATCATTTGGAAAGTTCAGCTGGAAAAAGACTGAGAAAGATGAAAGAAATCAAAGCAAAGATGAGAGTGCCGAGGAAGGCAAAGATAAAGAAAGTAAATCCCAGTCTGGAAAATCAAATTCAAAGCCTATTGCAATTAAGTTGTCTGGGAAAACTGTTATACCTCACACCAGTCCCTGGACGCCAGTTGTTTCAACTTCATCACAAGCAAAAATCAGACCCAATTTACCAGGCCCTGTTATGGTTCTCAGGAAGAATGCAACTACAACTGTAAGCAAGCCAGCACCCTTAAACACTTTCCTGTCTATCAAATCTTCTGGCGCCACCACCAAGCCACTCCCAGTTGTTAAAGAGGGTAATCCAGAACTTGTTCTACCTCCAGATATTATTTCAAAAGCATTTGGAGGTGAAGTAGTAGTTTTAAAGGGCTCACAGGAGGATTCAAAGGTACCAGAACAGGCTGAGGAACCGGACCAAGAAACGGTGGCAAGGGCCATAGAACACGCAAAGGCCCTGGAACAAGCAAAGACAAGTGTGTCAAGGACACAGTCGCAGGCAGTGATTGCggcaaaggcacaggagcaggcaaAAATTGCagcaaaggcacaggagcaggcaaAGATTGCagcaaaggcacaggagcaggcaaAGATTGCggcaaaggcacaggagcaggcaaAGATTGCggcaaaggcacaggagcaggcaatgaTTGTggcaaaggcacaggagcaggcaatgaTTGTGGCAAAGGCACAAGCAAAGGCACGCGAACTTGCAACTCTGGCAAAAGAGCAGGAGATTACAAGGAAGGTAAGGATGAGTGAGCGGATTCTTGAGCGATCACATCATCATCCTTTGTTGCCGTTGCCACCAGGACTGCGACCACCACACCTTCCACTACCAACTCCAGTGCTGTTCCCATCACCTCCAGtcttgctgccaccaaacccaccgtCCATCCCAGCAGAAGATGACCTGGCTCCTGGTGTATCTGAAGATGATAAAAACATACTGGCAATGCCCATGTGTCCCCGTCCTTTGCCTCCTCCAACTATTTTTAGAGACCAGGCTAAAAAACTAGAGAAAAAGAACTCTTCTCTGGCTGCAGGTAATGCTAAAGATCTGTATGATATTTTCTACAACAGTGGGAGAAATCCAGCTGAAAACAAGCCTGCAAATTCTTTGGATAAAGAAAAGTTGCGTCCTACTGAGAGAGAGACAAACATAGGTACTCTGGGAGGTTCTAAACTAAACAGCAGTTCTTCCTCACAAGAAGATCTGGAGAATGTAGACAGTTCCTCAGATGTTAGCAAAATCCCCTTAGGTGATGGAACTCCAGAAACAGAGGTAGTAAAAGTTGAGAAGATTTTGGCAGCCTGTGAAGAAAGCACTGAAATGGCATCTAGTGTTGAGGGGGGCTCAGATGCTATTTCCATGTCAAGTACACATTCCACACTCAAATATGGGGAAGCATCAAAAACTCATGATCTACCAGGAAATGCCTCAGTTTCCTTTCAGAATGTGGTAAAGGGAACATCTCCTCTAGTGGAATTTAGCAGTAATCCATCAGAGCTGGAGCCTGCAGTGTTAACACTGCAGTTGCCAGAAAGCACTGCTCTGCCTTTGGATGAAGTTAGCAAAAAACCATCAGAGTTTCAAGCAGCAGATTTTAAATCTTCTGATGACAAAGAGTTCACCATGCAATTGTCGGAAGACAATGTTACTTCTTTAGAAGACCTTACCAAGAAGTCATCCGAACTGGATGCAGTAAGGGTAGCCATGCAGTTGCCAGAAAGCAGTGCTCTTCCTTTGGATGAAGTTAGTAAGAAGCCATCAGAGCTGGAGGCAGCAGTAGAATTAGCCACGCAGTTGTCAGAAAACAGTGCTCCTCCTTTGGATGAAGTTAATAAGGAGCCGTCAGAGCTTCAGGCAACAGAGTCTGAATCTTCTGATGACAAAGAGTTCACCATACAATTGTCAGAAGATGATGTTACTTCTTTAGAAGACTGTACCAAAAAGTCATCAGAGCCAGAGACAGTAGACTTAGCTGTGCAGTTGCCAGAAAGCAGTGCTCCTCTTCTGGGTGAAATTTGGAAGGAGGCACCAGAGTTTGAGACAGCAGAGCTTAAACCTTCTGATGACAAAGTGTTCACCATACAATTGTCAGAAGACAATGTTACTTCTTTAGAAGACCTTACCAAGAAGCCATCAGAGCTGGAGGCAACAGTAGAGTTAGCCACGCAGTCGCCAGAAAACAGTGCTCCTTCTGTGGATGAAGTTAGTAAGAAGCCATTAGACCTGAAGACAGCAGAATTAGCCTTTCAGATGCCAGAAAGTATTGCTCCTCCTTTGGATGAAGTTAGTAGGAAGCTGTCAGAGCTGGAGGCAGTAGTGTTACCCATGCAGTTGCCTGAAGGCAGTGTTCCTCTTGTGGGTGAAATTTGCAGGAAGACAGCAGACTTTAGATCTTATGATGATAAAGAGTTTGCTATACAATTATCAAAAGACAATGTTATTTCTTTAGAAGACCTTACCAAGAAGTCATCAGAGCTGGAGGCCGCAGTAGATTTAGCTGTGCAGTTGCCAGAAAGTGGTACTGGTCCTTTGGGTGAAATTTGCAAGAAATCGTTAGAACTTGAGGCAGTGTTTAAATCTCCTGATGATGAAATGTTAGAAATGGAATTGTCAGGAAGAGAGACTGATTTTAGTAAGGAATCTGTAGCAGTGAGTGATATTGACATGACATGTGAAGACATTAGTCAGCCACAAGACCAGCAGGAAGTGGAAGTGCATGATGGAGCCAAGTTAAAAAAGATTAAAAGTGATTTGGAGACAGAAGCATATGTGATCAGTTTAGAAGAGAGACATGTAGAAAGAGAACATTTGGAATTAGCAGGACATCAGTTTGCAGTTAGTCAGGGACCCCCAGGGTCTCCattatttgaaatgcaaattgatACTCACAAAGGAAAGGGACCTACtttaacagaagagaagcaaaatGATAACAGCTCTGAACTTTCAGTTTCTACTTGGGTTTCAGAGATGTGTGTTCAGAGTCATCTGACTTGGGACCCAACAGACTCATCAAAAGTGAATGAGGAAAATCCTCAAGTTACAATGATAGATTCTAAAAAATCACAATTGAATCTAAAACTGGGAGGTGTTGATGGGCTTGAGTCAGCAATCAGTGATAAAAATCCTCCAGAAGTCCAGAACATCGAACCAGAACTGAAGCCTTTAAATAAAGCTCAATTTGACTCTTTCCATACCAACAATGAGGATAAAGAATTGTTAGGTAATTCTCAGCCAAAGGATGGTGAGGATTTTAATGTCACAGATTTGGGAGAGATGCAAGATGAGTGCCTTGCTAATATAACAGCGATAAGCAGCGTAGTAGAGAAACATGAAGAAATTTGTCAGCAGCCATCAAACTGTGAAGCCAAGAATTTCCCAGTACAGGGAACAGAAGATCTGGGCAGCATCTCTTCTGCAAATGATGTTGAACCTTGTTCCAGTGTTGAACTAATGTTTATAAAAAATGACACACAAGGGCTTTCTGAATCTGATATGGACATTGTAGAGAGAGGCCCTACAGATAAAGAAAATACTAACTTTTCTACTGTCCAGCCTGAAATTGTTCAAGAGCCAGAAGATTCTCTTCCAACAGAATTCAGTGTTGGGCACCTTGAAGAGGAGACCCTTGCCTTCACAGGCATGAACACTGGGGTCTTAAATACCTCAACAGCTGGTGACTTTGATCTGAATACCACTTATTCAGGACTTAACTTTGATCAGTCTGCAACCCTTACTCTGAATTTAAATGTGGAAAATGAGAGAGATTCTCCAAAGAATGTTGAAATAAAGGCTAGTGGTCCTTCCATACTGAAACCAGGTCTGGAATTAGAAACCATTGATTTCAGCCTGGGGGATATTGAACGCGAACACTTGGATATTCTGCCATCTGAAATTCTCAATGAAGATACTGTAGATAGCCCAAAGCTAGAAACTATTGCACCCATTAGTTTAGAATCCAGCAAAACTAGTGAGTTGGCCATTGACCAaccagggggtgaaccagaaatTGATTTTGTTGTGCTAACTGCTGGTGATCAAGAGGGTAAGCTTTGTTCCTTGGTTTCTGATGTTGTGGCTCGTGCATCAGATAGTGGCACTACAGAAACAGGCATGCCGTGCCTTAAAATGCAGGATGTGCCTCCAGTTTCTGAAGCCCTTTTGCAGGCAGATTGTAGCAAAGGTGGCGCTCCTGATATTCTGTTGCTGAGTTGTGGTGGCAAAGATGTACAAAATCAAGCAGCTGAGTGTCTGGAATCTTTTCTTCCAGATCTGAAGGCAACATCTATAGAAGTGAGGGGTTCAGGTGACAATGAATTGTGCACTGTCAAGAAAACGGTGCAGACATCTGCAATAGAGCTAACCAAGACAGAGGAAATGGAAAGTTGA